TCTACTTTTTGGCAGACTAGTTGCCAGGGATATTGCCTGGTTATCAAGCATAAAGATATCATATCACAGTACCAGTTAGGTGGGAATCACCTAAGTAATTTTAAGGACTGCTCGTTATAGGTAGTCCTTCAGGAGAGATTACCAATGAATGTCTATCACATAACCTTCGCTCCGGCTGTAAAAGTGGCTTATGTCTACTTTTGGGGTTGTAACTTTGGTTGCAAGGGTTGTATACGTCGGGAGGAGTTGGGGGATATTCACCTGAGCCAACAAGTTGCAGACTTTAGTGGCTTTTTGAAGTTTGAAGAGGTTGTGGGAATCTTAGAGGACTTCAAGCCGGAGGGAGTTACTTTCTTAGGTGGGGAACCCACAATCGATCCAGAGTTTCCAAAATTGGCCAAGGTGTTGGAGAAAAGGCTCAATACCCATAATATCCTTCTCACTAATGGCTATCTGTTTCCTCCCTTGGAGGGAGTCGACGAAATCCAGGTGAGCATAAAGGCGATAACCGGGACTTTACATCGGGATTTCACGGGGAAGCCCAATCAAGAAGTGTTAAGGAACTTTAGACAACTGCACAGAGCGGGGGTGGCTTTGAGAGCAGAGAGCATTTTCATTCCTCATTATATAGATGTCGAGGAGATTGAGGAGATTGCCAGATTTATTTCCGCGGTTGATTCCAATATTCCCTATAGAATCGATGGATACATTCCCGTGGCTGGAAATCCTTGGAGGAGACCAACTCCGGAGGAGGTTGAAGAGGCGGTTGAAGTAGCCAGGAAGTATTTGCACCATGTAACCTGTCTTAAGGGAGATGAAGGGTTGAGATATGAAGTGGAGTGCATCGTCTAATCGTGTCTGCCCTGCCCGTCGAGTAGGCGGGCGACAGGCAAGGGGAGAGGTCATCGAATCACCGGTTTTAAAAGCTGGATACAATCGAGCGGGTCTTCTCCTGTTGCTCGTGGGGGTACTAATCTCCGTGCTAGTCGTGGCGGCTTCGCTGGGAGCGGTTTCTATTTCCATCAGGGTGGTCACCAAGATGTTACTGAGCAGAATTCCAATCGTGAGCTCTTTGGTGGGGAGTAGAGATTGGTCTCTCGCTTTGGAGACGATATTCTTTAAGATACGTCTACCTCGCCTGATTTTAGCCGCATTAATTGGTACTTCTCTGGCCGTGGCTGGGGTCATTTTTCAAGCTTTGTTCAAGAATCCCATGGCCGATCCATGTATTATAGGGGTATCCTCGGGGGCTGCGCTCGGCGCCACCCTGGCCATAATCTTTAAGATTGGTTTCAGTTTAATTGGACTTTCCACTGTGCCCATAATGGCCTTTCTTGGTGCCTTGATAACGGTAATCATCGTTTACCAAATAGCTAGGGTGGGACCTGTGGTTCCGGTCACGGCACTGCTTTTGTCGGGCATCGCCGTGGGGTCATTCATTTCAGCTATCACCTCTCTGCTCATGGTTCTGGGTGGGGAGGATTTGCATTCCGTCGTCTTCTGGTTGATGGGGGGTTTAGGTGCCAGAAATTGGAACCATGTGAAGATGATTCTACCCTTCATTCTCCCGGGACTCCTCTTTATCCCCCTCTTCGCTCGCGATTTGAATCTCATCTTATTGGGGGAGGAGAAGGCTCAGCAGTTGGGAATCGGGGTGGAAGGCTTCAAGAAGGAGATGCTCGCCCTAGGATCCTTGATAACCGCCGCCGCCGTTTCAGTGAGTGGGCTGATAGGTTTCATAGGTTTGATGGTGCCCCACATAGTGCGTCTAATCACCGGACCAGATCACCGTGTTCTTTTACCCTGCTCAGCTTTGGTTGGATCAATTTTTCTCATAATTGCCGATACCCTGGCTAGGCTGTTGCTGGCTCCCATGGAAATACCCGTTGGAATCGTCACCGCTTTATTTGGAGCACCCTTCTTTATCTTCCTCTTGCGGAGGGAAAAATCGCTCGTGTGAGGGGATTTCTTATGACCCATGTTACCCTGGATGTTCAAAATATGGATTGCTTTTATGGAGATCGACAGGTCTTGGAGAGGATAAACTTATCCATCCAGAAGGGCGACTTCATTGGCATTGTGGGTCCCAACGGGAGCGGGAAGTCCACGTTCCTTAAGGTGATCAGCCGGACGCTCAAGCCGAAATCGGGTGTGGTTTATCTCGACGGTGAGGACATTCAACGGCTTAGCCCCCGTTTCATCGCCCGGAATTTAGCCGTTGTCCCTCAGGAAACATCGATTGCCTTTGCATTTACAGCTCTGGACATCGTGCTAATGGGAAGGTCTCCTTATTTGGGAAGGTTTGAGACCGAGGGCTACGATGATTTGAGTATCGCCAGGGCGGCGATGGAGAAGACCAACACCTGGCATTTGGCAGAAAGATCCATAACCAGCTTAAGTGGGGGCGAGAAACAGAGGGTCATTATCGCTCAGGCTTTGGCTCAGGAACCCTGCATTCTTCTACTGGATGAACCCACTTCTCACTTGGATATAAATCATCAATTGGAGATCATGGATTTGGTGAAGGGTTTGAATGGGGATGGTTTAACCGTGATTTCAGTCTTTCACGACCTCAACATGGCCGCTGAGTACTGCCGGAGTCTGGTTCTCTTAAATCAAGGGAGAATAGATGTTCTCGGTCCGCCGGAAGAGGTCCTCACTGTGGAGAATATCAAAAGGGTTTTTAATGCGGATGTGCTGGTAAATCGACACCCGCTGACCAAAAAGCTGTATGTTACACTGCTTCCGAAACTAAAGAGGGTTTCAGCAGTTGGGTCACTAAAGGTGCATTTAATCTGTGGGGATGGAACGGGCGCTCTTTTGATGAGGGAGCTCAAGAATCGTAACTTCTGGGTCTCGGCGGGGGTGCTCAATGTCTTGGATTCCGATGAAGAGGTGGCCAATTCACTTGAAATCCCCATAGTTGCTGAAGCTCCCTTCTCTGGGATAACGGATGAGGCGTACCGGCGCAATTTGGATTTGATCTTTCAATCCGACCTGGTCGTAGTGACTAATATTCCCTTTGGTCCCGGAAATATCGGGAATTTACACGCCGCTGAAGAAGCTCTAAACAGGGGCATTCCCGTGATATTGATGGAGGAGACGGAGATCGGTGAGCGGGACTATACGGGTGGCGAGGCTGAACGGATGGTAAAGGTACTTAAGGAGAAAGGTGCTCTGGTCGGTCGAGGTCTTTCCGAGGTTTTGACCTTGATCGAGAGGAGGGCGGGTGAGCATCGTGGCTAAACTCATTTTGATTCTGGGAGGAGCTCGGAGTGGGAAGAGCACATATGCTGAGGAATTAGCCGCTGAGCTAGGCGATAGGGTCGTTTATCTTGCGACCGGAAGAAACATTGACGATGAGATGCTCCAGCGAATTGAGGAGCATAGAAGGGGAAGACCCTCAAACTGGAGGACGGTGGAGGTGGATTCGGATTTGGCCGCGACGATATGCGAATATGGTGACGAGGCTGATGTCATGCTGGTTGATTGTTTGACCCTTTACGTTTCCAATTTGCTGGAATCCCAACCCGAGAAGACGATTCTGAAAAGCATCAAGGATTTAGTGGAAAACATCCGGGATATCAATTCTACAGTAATCTTCATCTCCAACGAGGTTGGGATGGGCATTGTGCCGCCATATCCCCTGGGAAGGATCTATCGGGATCTCTTGGGCAAGGTAAACCAGTTCATAGCTGAAGCTTCAGATGAGGTTTATCTTTTAGTAGCCGGTATACCGTGGAGATTGAAATAAAAGTTCCATTTTTTATGTCATTGCGAGCCGGAGGCGAAGCAATTTGACACAAAGTGTCATTCCGAGCAAAGCGAGGAATCTCAAAGGGATTGTGGAGTCCGTTCTGAGCATAGCGAAGGAGCTGCATGACTTTTGGGCGATATGAACGAGATCATTAAAAATCTAAGGAAGGTTCTTTCCGGCACGATAGAAAGGAGCTCTTATAAAGGTTTACTTTTTTCAGGGGGACTGGATACATCCATTTTAGCGGTCATTAAACCAAAGGTCTCAGGTATTACAGT
The DNA window shown above is from Actinomycetota bacterium and carries:
- a CDS encoding radical SAM protein → MNVYHITFAPAVKVAYVYFWGCNFGCKGCIRREELGDIHLSQQVADFSGFLKFEEVVGILEDFKPEGVTFLGGEPTIDPEFPKLAKVLEKRLNTHNILLTNGYLFPPLEGVDEIQVSIKAITGTLHRDFTGKPNQEVLRNFRQLHRAGVALRAESIFIPHYIDVEEIEEIARFISAVDSNIPYRIDGYIPVAGNPWRRPTPEEVEEAVEVARKYLHHVTCLKGDEGLRYEVECIV
- a CDS encoding iron chelate uptake ABC transporter family permease subunit: MKWSASSNRVCPARRVGGRQARGEVIESPVLKAGYNRAGLLLLLVGVLISVLVVAASLGAVSISIRVVTKMLLSRIPIVSSLVGSRDWSLALETIFFKIRLPRLILAALIGTSLAVAGVIFQALFKNPMADPCIIGVSSGAALGATLAIIFKIGFSLIGLSTVPIMAFLGALITVIIVYQIARVGPVVPVTALLLSGIAVGSFISAITSLLMVLGGEDLHSVVFWLMGGLGARNWNHVKMILPFILPGLLFIPLFARDLNLILLGEEKAQQLGIGVEGFKKEMLALGSLITAAAVSVSGLIGFIGLMVPHIVRLITGPDHRVLLPCSALVGSIFLIIADTLARLLLAPMEIPVGIVTALFGAPFFIFLLRREKSLV
- a CDS encoding heme ABC transporter ATP-binding protein; the encoded protein is MRGFLMTHVTLDVQNMDCFYGDRQVLERINLSIQKGDFIGIVGPNGSGKSTFLKVISRTLKPKSGVVYLDGEDIQRLSPRFIARNLAVVPQETSIAFAFTALDIVLMGRSPYLGRFETEGYDDLSIARAAMEKTNTWHLAERSITSLSGGEKQRVIIAQALAQEPCILLLDEPTSHLDINHQLEIMDLVKGLNGDGLTVISVFHDLNMAAEYCRSLVLLNQGRIDVLGPPEEVLTVENIKRVFNADVLVNRHPLTKKLYVTLLPKLKRVSAVGSLKVHLICGDGTGALLMRELKNRNFWVSAGVLNVLDSDEEVANSLEIPIVAEAPFSGITDEAYRRNLDLIFQSDLVVVTNIPFGPGNIGNLHAAEEALNRGIPVILMEETEIGERDYTGGEAERMVKVLKEKGALVGRGLSEVLTLIERRAGEHRG
- the cobU gene encoding bifunctional adenosylcobinamide kinase/adenosylcobinamide-phosphate guanylyltransferase; translated protein: MAKLILILGGARSGKSTYAEELAAELGDRVVYLATGRNIDDEMLQRIEEHRRGRPSNWRTVEVDSDLAATICEYGDEADVMLVDCLTLYVSNLLESQPEKTILKSIKDLVENIRDINSTVIFISNEVGMGIVPPYPLGRIYRDLLGKVNQFIAEASDEVYLLVAGIPWRLK